In Mycobacterium sp. 050128, one genomic interval encodes:
- a CDS encoding enoyl-CoA hydratase/isomerase family protein: MAKRTRFSEYQNRYANYRFELADDGILFMQCHTNGDSLVWDWRAHDDMSDAFADIAGDREIKVLIHTGTGENYNANWGRLPNGELVDQPEYLLMPGTRGLVKLDEKAWYARHLITNVLDVDVPMISAVNGPCNIHSEVALMGDIVLAAEDAYFQDASHFPRGQVPGDGQHVIWSFLAGHTRARYFLLTGMKLGAREAKEWGVVNEVLPKDQLLDRAWALARELVKRPPLTLRYSRQLFTNPLKRAFLDELGHGLARETYAQRAFFPFGGEMAPLDRAWDQQPWSNGAPAQEGVPS, from the coding sequence ATGGCAAAGCGGACGAGATTTAGCGAATACCAGAATCGCTACGCGAACTACCGATTCGAACTCGCCGACGACGGAATCTTGTTCATGCAATGCCACACCAACGGGGACAGCCTGGTGTGGGATTGGCGCGCACACGATGACATGTCGGATGCGTTCGCCGACATCGCCGGAGACCGCGAGATCAAGGTCCTGATCCACACCGGCACCGGCGAGAACTACAACGCCAACTGGGGCCGGTTGCCCAACGGCGAACTGGTCGACCAGCCCGAGTATCTGCTGATGCCAGGCACCCGCGGCCTCGTCAAGCTCGACGAAAAAGCTTGGTATGCAAGGCATCTGATCACCAACGTGCTCGACGTCGATGTTCCGATGATCAGCGCCGTCAACGGACCGTGCAACATCCACTCCGAGGTGGCGCTGATGGGCGACATCGTCCTGGCCGCCGAGGACGCCTACTTCCAGGACGCATCGCACTTCCCCCGCGGACAGGTGCCGGGCGACGGCCAGCACGTCATCTGGAGCTTCCTGGCCGGCCACACCCGCGCCCGCTACTTCCTGCTGACCGGCATGAAGCTCGGCGCGCGGGAGGCCAAGGAGTGGGGCGTCGTCAACGAGGTGTTACCCAAGGATCAACTGCTGGACCGGGCTTGGGCGCTGGCACGCGAACTGGTCAAGCGCCCGCCCCTGACGCTGCGCTACTCGCGCCAGCTGTTCACCAACCCGCTCAAACGAGCGTTCCTCGACGAACTCGGCCACGGTCTGGCGCGAGAAACCTACGCACAGCGCGCCTTCTTCCCGTTCGGCGGCGAGATGGCCCCGCTGGACCGGGCTTGGGACCAGCAGCCCTGGTCCAACGGCGCGCCCGCGCAGGAAGGAGTCCCTTCGTGA
- the ligD gene encoding non-homologous end-joining DNA ligase, which produces MAAASEELDVDGVSVRLSNPDKVYFPKLGSNGTKRRLVEYYRAVAGGPMLDALRNRPTHLQRFPDGIDGEEIYQKRIPQHHPDYLETCRITFPSGRTADALMVTHPAAIVWAAQMGTITLHPWQVRCPDTEHPDELRIDLDPQPGVGFEQARSVAVDVLRPLLDELGLVGYPKTSGGRGIHVFLRIATDWDFIAVRRAGIALAREVERRAPDAVTTSWWKEERGERIFIDFNQNARDRTMASPYSVRRTPIATVSMPLSWDELAGAEPDDYTMATVPELMQGRDDPWAGMDGAAQSLTPLLEMVEADEEHGLGDMPYPPNYPKMPGEPKRVQPSRDTDLTRKNKSN; this is translated from the coding sequence ATGGCTGCGGCATCCGAAGAGCTCGACGTCGACGGCGTCTCGGTGCGCCTCTCCAACCCGGACAAGGTGTACTTCCCGAAGCTCGGGTCGAACGGCACCAAGCGGCGGCTCGTCGAGTACTACCGCGCCGTGGCAGGCGGCCCGATGCTGGACGCCCTGCGCAACCGGCCCACGCATCTGCAGCGCTTTCCGGACGGCATCGACGGCGAGGAGATCTATCAGAAGCGGATACCGCAGCATCATCCCGACTATTTGGAGACCTGCCGGATCACTTTTCCGTCAGGGCGGACCGCCGACGCGCTGATGGTGACGCATCCCGCCGCGATCGTGTGGGCGGCACAGATGGGCACGATCACGCTACATCCCTGGCAGGTTCGCTGTCCCGATACCGAGCACCCCGACGAGCTGCGCATCGATCTTGATCCCCAGCCCGGTGTCGGTTTCGAGCAGGCGCGTTCGGTGGCGGTGGACGTGCTGCGTCCACTGCTCGACGAGCTTGGTCTCGTCGGCTATCCCAAGACCTCCGGTGGCCGCGGGATCCACGTGTTTCTCCGGATCGCCACCGACTGGGATTTCATCGCGGTCCGACGGGCCGGCATTGCGTTGGCGCGCGAGGTCGAACGCCGCGCGCCGGACGCGGTGACCACGTCGTGGTGGAAGGAGGAACGCGGCGAGCGCATCTTCATCGACTTCAACCAAAACGCCCGGGACCGCACGATGGCCTCGCCCTACTCGGTGCGTCGGACGCCGATCGCGACCGTCTCGATGCCGTTGAGCTGGGACGAGTTAGCCGGCGCGGAGCCCGACGATTACACGATGGCGACGGTGCCGGAACTGATGCAGGGCCGCGACGACCCGTGGGCCGGCATGGACGGGGCCGCCCAATCGCTGACCCCGTTACTGGAGATGGTCGAGGCGGACGAGGAGCATGGCCTGGGCGATATGCCTTATCCGCCGAATTACCCCAAAATGCCCGGCGAACCGAAACGAGTGCAGCCGAGTCGGGATACGGACCTGACCAGGAAAAACAAGTCGAATTGA
- a CDS encoding cytochrome P450, translating into MTVTKDTEVYYDPYDVDINTDPYPTYARLREEAPLYYNEQYDFWAVSRHSDVEHGLANWQTFSNRRSDILELVQSKFDMPRGVMMFQDPPEHTMLRGLMSRVFTPRRMAEIEDQIRRYCVRCLDPLVGTSGFDIIAELASMMPMRVIGMLLGIPESEQVSVRDANDANLRTKPGAPLKVANADSIADGRIYADYVEWRSKNPSDDLMTTLLNVEFDDEDGVHRKLTRKEVLHYTQVVAGAGNETTGRLIGWLAKVLAENPDQRAEIHRDRSLLNRAVDETLRFEPTGPHVARWMAKDFECYGRTVPAGSAMLLLFGAANRDPRRYADPDSFNIHRDNISHITFGKGVHYCLGANLARLEGRVALDEILNRWPEWDIDYDTAQLASTSTVRGWERLRIVLP; encoded by the coding sequence ATGACTGTCACCAAGGACACCGAGGTCTACTACGACCCCTATGACGTCGACATCAACACCGACCCGTACCCCACGTACGCGCGACTGCGCGAAGAGGCCCCGCTGTATTACAACGAGCAATACGACTTCTGGGCGGTATCAAGGCATTCCGACGTCGAGCACGGGCTGGCCAACTGGCAGACGTTCTCGAACCGTCGCAGCGACATCCTCGAACTGGTGCAGTCGAAGTTCGACATGCCCCGCGGCGTGATGATGTTCCAGGACCCGCCCGAGCACACGATGCTGCGCGGGCTGATGTCGCGGGTGTTCACGCCGCGCCGGATGGCCGAAATCGAAGACCAGATCCGGCGCTACTGCGTGCGCTGCCTGGATCCGCTCGTCGGTACGTCGGGATTCGACATCATTGCCGAGCTTGCGTCGATGATGCCCATGCGAGTGATCGGCATGCTGTTGGGAATTCCCGAGTCCGAACAGGTTTCGGTTCGCGACGCCAACGACGCCAATCTGCGCACCAAGCCGGGTGCGCCGCTGAAGGTCGCCAACGCCGATTCCATCGCCGATGGCCGCATCTACGCCGACTACGTCGAATGGCGATCGAAGAACCCGTCCGACGACCTGATGACCACGCTGCTCAATGTCGAGTTCGACGACGAAGACGGGGTGCATCGAAAGCTGACCCGCAAGGAGGTCCTGCACTACACCCAGGTGGTGGCCGGTGCGGGAAACGAGACCACGGGACGGCTGATCGGTTGGCTGGCCAAGGTGCTCGCCGAAAACCCGGATCAGCGCGCCGAAATCCACCGGGACCGCTCACTGCTGAACCGCGCCGTTGACGAGACATTGCGCTTCGAACCCACGGGACCGCACGTGGCACGTTGGATGGCAAAGGATTTCGAGTGCTATGGGAGGACCGTTCCGGCAGGCAGCGCGATGTTGCTGCTGTTCGGCGCCGCTAACCGTGACCCCCGCCGCTACGCCGATCCGGACAGCTTCAACATCCATCGCGACAACATCTCGCACATCACCTTCGGAAAAGGTGTGCACTACTGCCTGGGGGCGAACCTGGCCCGACTGGAGGGCCGTGTCGCACTCGACGAGATCCTTAACCGCTGGCCGGAATGGGATATCGATTACGACACAGCACAACTCGCTTCGACCTCGACCGTGCGCGGCTGGGAGCGGTTGCGGATCGTGCTGCCGTAG
- a CDS encoding rhomboid-like protein, giving the protein MENRPTQWGSRVLSVAAWLPVTIVYTAMLLGVSFLLTALGPHVHDVAVREMSTNLHNLAHGQIVTLVGSAFVSDGGHVLLWLPGLVCLLALGELIWRSKGLVIAFALGHIGATLVVAVWLTTALTAGWLPMSLARATDVGMSYGAVCVLGALTASMPSRWRPVWIGWWMGNAIAAALSADFTAVGHVVALLLGIAVSFRLRSTIRWTFVHSALLAVGSAFGYMVLCGPAGPAPTAGVAGALIALVAARILRSRDGAPRTLAGQPGFVPQPAQS; this is encoded by the coding sequence ATTGAGAACCGCCCGACACAGTGGGGCTCGCGGGTGCTGTCGGTAGCGGCGTGGTTGCCGGTCACCATCGTGTACACCGCCATGCTGCTTGGGGTGTCTTTCCTGCTGACGGCGCTCGGTCCGCATGTGCACGACGTCGCGGTGCGGGAGATGAGCACCAATTTGCACAATCTGGCGCACGGCCAAATCGTCACGTTGGTCGGCAGCGCGTTCGTCAGCGACGGCGGCCACGTGCTGCTGTGGTTACCGGGCCTGGTGTGTCTGCTGGCTCTGGGCGAACTGATCTGGCGCAGCAAGGGTTTGGTCATCGCGTTCGCACTCGGCCATATCGGCGCCACGTTGGTCGTAGCCGTCTGGCTCACCACCGCGTTGACCGCAGGCTGGCTGCCGATGTCCTTGGCGCGCGCCACCGATGTGGGGATGAGCTACGGCGCCGTGTGCGTCCTGGGCGCGCTCACGGCATCGATGCCGTCGCGCTGGCGACCGGTGTGGATCGGCTGGTGGATGGGCAACGCCATCGCCGCGGCGTTGAGCGCAGACTTCACCGCGGTTGGTCACGTTGTCGCGCTGTTGCTGGGTATCGCCGTGTCCTTCCGGCTGCGCTCCACCATCCGCTGGACCTTTGTGCACTCCGCTTTGCTCGCGGTCGGCTCCGCGTTCGGATACATGGTGCTCTGTGGACCGGCCGGGCCGGCACCGACCGCCGGCGTGGCGGGTGCCCTGATCGCACTCGTCGCCGCCCGGATATTGCGGTCACGCGACGGCGCACCGCGCACATTGGCGGGCCAGCCGGGATTTGTGCCGCAGCCGGCACAGTCGTAG
- a CDS encoding TIGR03621 family F420-dependent LLM class oxidoreductase: MDRPPFRFAVQATNASGGREWRDTVRKVEDLGYSTLFLADHYLGPGPAQRAARTPRQDLAPIAAMAAAAAYTEKLRIGCRVFCIDYHVPAVLAKEAATLDLLSDGRLELGIGAGWSDVEYNAMGLEFDRPGRRIAKLAEVVALIKAHWQGEELDYSGEFVQVRGYAGRPRPVQRPHPPVMIGGGGRRVLSLAGREADIVSISSVPFVARDGDGLDPQAVAERRIGFVRAAAADRYGQLDVESSPYFTEITGDPDAALADIAKTTGISADLLRDHPNVLIGTPESVAELLRSRRESLGVNYVTVQQSQIESFAPVVALLHGH, from the coding sequence AAGACCTCGGCTATTCAACGCTTTTCCTCGCCGATCACTATCTCGGCCCGGGCCCCGCGCAGCGGGCCGCCCGCACTCCGCGCCAAGACCTTGCCCCGATCGCGGCCATGGCGGCGGCCGCCGCGTACACCGAGAAGTTGCGCATCGGTTGCCGGGTGTTCTGCATCGACTATCACGTGCCGGCGGTGTTGGCCAAGGAGGCCGCGACGCTCGATCTGCTGTCCGACGGCCGCCTGGAGTTGGGCATCGGGGCCGGCTGGAGCGACGTCGAATACAACGCGATGGGACTCGAATTCGATCGCCCGGGGCGTCGGATCGCCAAGCTGGCCGAGGTCGTCGCGCTCATCAAGGCCCATTGGCAGGGCGAAGAATTGGACTACTCGGGCGAGTTCGTTCAGGTGCGCGGGTACGCGGGACGGCCGCGCCCGGTGCAACGGCCGCACCCACCGGTCATGATCGGCGGCGGCGGCCGTCGGGTGCTCTCCCTGGCCGGCCGCGAGGCCGACATCGTCAGCATCTCGAGCGTGCCGTTCGTGGCGCGCGATGGCGACGGTCTCGATCCACAGGCGGTCGCCGAACGTCGAATCGGGTTCGTGCGTGCGGCGGCCGCAGATCGCTACGGCCAACTCGACGTCGAGAGTTCCCCGTACTTCACCGAAATCACCGGCGACCCCGACGCGGCGTTGGCCGACATCGCGAAAACCACCGGCATCTCGGCGGATCTGCTGCGCGATCACCCCAACGTTCTGATCGGCACACCGGAAAGCGTTGCGGAATTGCTACGTTCACGTCGCGAGAGCCTCGGCGTCAATTACGTCACCGTGCAGCAGTCTCAGATCGAATCGTTTGCACCCGTGGTGGCCCTGTTGCACGGTCACTGA
- a CDS encoding aromatic ring-hydroxylating oxygenase subunit alpha, which translates to MTSIQQRLSTGRGKFTTDYPELGTGPVNYEDSISDEFFAAERTAVFERNWLCVGRIERLPKKGSYFTRDLPGRLASIVIARDLDDTVHAFHNVCAHRGNKVVWQEHPGQESSGTCRAFSCKYHGWRYGLDGKVNHITNEEEFFNLDKSSLGMPPVHCEVWAGFIFVNLAAKPGRVPLPLRSFLGDALLSIEAYPFSKMTQHYGFSTRIKGNWKLAVDSVCEWYHPPYVHGRFIDPDVSKAEKMVPPVDSYHYELFRPHMLTSVPGPPPLPPREPGTAGPARQDQRWVYKLFRAGLFGPDDVPDIGLENDGRGESGFLNRGNIASWGNDQFWVFPNISIQIWARGYYITYTYWPETVDSHIYEIDMYFVPPENARDRLAQELVVDSTIEFAMQDVNTIEATHSALKTRAQNTFHLSDQELLIRQFHTVIRDTVNAYQCGES; encoded by the coding sequence GTGACCAGCATCCAGCAGCGGCTGTCCACCGGCCGCGGCAAGTTCACCACCGATTATCCCGAATTGGGTACCGGTCCGGTCAACTACGAGGACTCGATCTCCGACGAGTTCTTCGCCGCCGAACGCACAGCCGTCTTCGAACGAAACTGGTTGTGCGTCGGGCGCATTGAGCGGCTACCCAAAAAGGGCTCGTACTTCACCCGTGACCTGCCCGGTCGACTCGCTTCGATCGTGATCGCCCGCGACCTCGACGACACCGTGCACGCGTTCCATAATGTGTGCGCACACCGCGGAAACAAGGTCGTCTGGCAAGAACACCCCGGCCAGGAGTCATCCGGCACCTGCCGCGCGTTCTCCTGCAAGTACCACGGTTGGCGCTACGGCCTGGACGGCAAGGTCAATCACATCACCAACGAGGAAGAGTTCTTCAACCTCGACAAGAGCAGCCTGGGCATGCCGCCGGTGCACTGCGAGGTGTGGGCGGGCTTCATCTTCGTCAACCTCGCCGCCAAACCAGGACGAGTTCCGTTGCCGCTGCGCAGCTTCCTGGGCGATGCCCTGTTGAGCATCGAGGCGTACCCGTTCTCCAAGATGACCCAGCACTACGGCTTTTCCACTCGGATCAAAGGCAACTGGAAACTGGCCGTCGACTCGGTCTGCGAGTGGTATCACCCGCCGTATGTGCACGGCCGCTTCATCGATCCCGATGTCTCCAAGGCCGAGAAGATGGTGCCGCCCGTCGACTCCTACCACTACGAGCTGTTCCGGCCGCACATGCTGACCTCGGTTCCTGGCCCGCCACCGTTGCCGCCGCGCGAGCCCGGCACCGCAGGACCGGCCCGCCAAGACCAGCGTTGGGTCTACAAGCTGTTCCGTGCCGGGCTTTTCGGCCCGGATGACGTGCCAGACATCGGCCTGGAAAACGACGGCCGCGGCGAGTCCGGGTTCCTCAACCGCGGCAATATCGCATCGTGGGGCAACGACCAATTCTGGGTATTTCCAAACATTTCGATCCAGATCTGGGCGCGTGGCTACTACATCACCTACACCTACTGGCCGGAGACGGTCGATTCCCACATTTATGAGATCGACATGTACTTCGTGCCGCCGGAGAACGCCCGCGATCGGCTGGCACAGGAGCTGGTGGTCGACAGCACGATCGAGTTCGCCATGCAGGACGTGAACACGATCGAGGCGACCCACTCGGCCCTGAAGACGCGAGCGCAGAACACTTTCCACCTCAGCGACCAGGAACTGCTGATCCGCCAGTTCCACACGGTCATCCGTGACACGGTCAACGCCTACCAGTGCGGGGAGTCGTGA
- a CDS encoding TetR/AcrR family transcriptional regulator, protein MLVAATSQIMVEEGYAAATSRRVATKAGVKPALVHYYFPTMDELYLAVFRSGAAVYLERQQAALSSDRPLHAFWETLIAPKDTRLLLEFMGLANHRKEIRAEIAAWSDRWREQQITALNFIIRQHDIDTDEFPPAAIAVFIASIGRTLILEEGLGSSGGHDAAIALVNRLLDRYEMPEPKNRRDRGARG, encoded by the coding sequence ATGCTGGTGGCCGCGACGAGCCAGATCATGGTCGAGGAGGGTTACGCCGCGGCGACGTCGCGTCGGGTTGCCACCAAGGCCGGCGTCAAACCGGCCCTGGTGCACTACTACTTCCCCACGATGGACGAGCTGTATCTGGCCGTCTTCCGCAGCGGCGCCGCCGTCTACCTGGAACGGCAGCAGGCAGCACTGTCATCCGACCGTCCGCTGCACGCCTTCTGGGAAACGCTGATCGCACCCAAGGACACCCGGCTGCTGCTGGAGTTCATGGGACTTGCCAACCACCGCAAGGAGATTCGCGCGGAAATCGCCGCATGGTCGGACCGGTGGCGCGAGCAACAAATCACCGCGCTGAACTTCATCATCCGCCAACACGACATCGACACCGACGAGTTCCCGCCGGCGGCCATCGCGGTCTTCATCGCCTCAATCGGCCGCACCCTGATCCTGGAAGAGGGTCTGGGTTCCTCCGGGGGCCACGACGCGGCCATCGCACTGGTGAACCGACTCCTGGACCGATACGAAATGCCGGAGCCGAAGAATCGCCGTGATCGCGGCGCGCGGGGCTGA